From Betaproteobacteria bacterium, a single genomic window includes:
- the trmD gene encoding tRNA (guanosine(37)-N1)-methyltransferase TrmD produces the protein MHLDVVTLFPEMFDALTGSGITQRARSSGHYELVLWNPRDFSSNAYRSVDDRPYGGGPGMVMMAEPLAKALRAARQRQVSCGVKRTRTVYLSPQGRPLTQQVVEQLGKYEGLVLLAGRYEGVDERLLDAEIEEQISIGDYVLSGGELPAMVLMDALIRRIPGVLNDAESVQQDSFVNGLLDCPQYTRPEVYESDSVPAVLLSGHHAQIARWRMKQSLGRTWRRRPDLLANLPLSAEQLDLLEEYKLESKETQELIK, from the coding sequence ATGCATCTCGACGTAGTCACGTTGTTCCCCGAAATGTTCGACGCGCTGACCGGCAGCGGTATTACACAACGCGCGCGGAGCAGCGGCCACTACGAATTGGTGTTGTGGAATCCCCGGGATTTCAGCAGCAACGCGTATCGCAGCGTGGACGACAGGCCTTACGGCGGCGGTCCGGGCATGGTGATGATGGCGGAGCCGCTGGCAAAGGCGTTGCGCGCGGCACGGCAGCGACAAGTCAGCTGCGGCGTGAAGCGTACCCGGACAGTCTATCTGTCGCCTCAGGGCAGACCACTGACGCAGCAGGTTGTCGAACAACTGGGCAAGTACGAGGGATTGGTTTTGCTGGCGGGGCGATACGAGGGTGTCGACGAGCGTCTGTTGGACGCCGAGATCGAAGAGCAGATTTCGATCGGCGACTATGTGCTGTCGGGTGGAGAGTTGCCGGCAATGGTGCTGATGGATGCTCTGATCAGGCGTATTCCGGGCGTTTTGAACGATGCCGAGTCGGTGCAGCAGGATTCCTTTGTGAACGGATTGCTGGATTGCCCGCAATATACCCGGCCGGAGGTATACGAAAGTGATTCGGTGCCGGCAGTCTTGTTGTCGGGGCACCACGCGCAGATTGCGAGGTGGCGCATGAAGCAGTCGCTGGGGCGGACCTGGCGCAGGCGCCCAGATTTGCTGGCCAACTTGCCCCTGAGCGCCGAACAGTTGGACTTGTTGGAAGAATACAAATTGGAATCGAAGGAAACGCAGGAGCTGATCAAATGA
- the rimM gene encoding ribosome maturation factor RimM, translating into MVVMGRVRAPHGLKGWIKIQPFTQAIDGLLDYPEWWLGAEGQWQQHRIAESAVHGSMVVARLDGFTDRDAAAELRGRDVAVPRTAMPENRAGEFYWNDLLGMEVSDRNASKLGLVAKILETGANTVLVVVQGDKELLVPFIQDVIVNVDLKARQLVVDWELN; encoded by the coding sequence ATGGTGGTGATGGGGCGCGTACGCGCCCCGCACGGTCTCAAGGGCTGGATCAAGATCCAGCCGTTTACGCAGGCAATCGACGGACTGCTCGACTACCCGGAGTGGTGGCTGGGCGCAGAAGGGCAATGGCAGCAGCATCGCATTGCGGAATCGGCGGTGCACGGATCAATGGTCGTTGCCAGGCTGGACGGATTCACCGACCGCGATGCGGCCGCAGAGTTAAGAGGAAGGGATGTCGCTGTTCCTCGCACCGCCATGCCGGAAAATCGAGCGGGTGAGTTTTACTGGAACGACCTTCTCGGAATGGAAGTCAGCGACCGGAATGCATCCAAGCTCGGACTTGTGGCAAAGATTCTCGAAACGGGCGCCAATACAGTGCTCGTAGTAGTGCAGGGCGACAAGGAATTGCTGGTCCCATTCATCCAGGACGTAATCGTCAACGTGGATTTGAAGGCCCGGCAGCTGGTAGTAGATTGGGAACTGAATTGA
- the rpsP gene encoding 30S ribosomal protein S16, producing the protein MVVIRLSRGGAKKRPFFNMVVADSRNPRDGRFIERVGFYNPKAPEGQETLRIQMDRLTYWQGKGAKLSDTAARLVKQFGELSKS; encoded by the coding sequence ATGGTCGTTATTCGACTTTCGCGTGGTGGCGCCAAGAAGCGCCCGTTCTTCAACATGGTCGTGGCGGATTCGCGCAACCCTCGCGATGGCCGTTTCATCGAACGTGTCGGTTTCTATAACCCCAAAGCTCCGGAAGGCCAGGAGACGCTGCGCATACAGATGGATCGTCTTACTTATTGGCAGGGCAAGGGCGCCAAGCTCTCGGACACTGCTGCACGTCTGGTCAAGCAGTTCGGTGAGTTGTCCAAGTCCTGA
- a CDS encoding DUF3530 family protein: protein MRLFAAFFLAVLFTATVHAQQPDYEREKRWSDQIVPAVLVGDVVWIKQKSGHDFLAIYTQAEKPRGAVIIGHGRGWNPDFELYGALRVKLAEQGYTTLAIQLPVLGPGAKVGDYLPIYPDAEERYSLAAKFLQDKGFDKIAIVSHSLGATMANQYLIHANSTPIKAWVFIGIINGLEEMFRIKIPVLDVFGSKDWEITQVGAYERRKQIQKVQGSDQVVVPDAQHFFEGREDDLVKVVVEFLDGRFVVGKSAATSSN, encoded by the coding sequence ATGCGCTTATTTGCAGCTTTCTTCCTCGCCGTCCTGTTTACAGCGACGGTCCATGCGCAGCAGCCGGACTACGAGCGCGAGAAACGATGGTCGGATCAGATCGTGCCGGCCGTTCTCGTCGGCGACGTGGTTTGGATCAAACAGAAAAGCGGCCACGATTTTCTTGCGATCTATACGCAGGCCGAAAAGCCGCGTGGTGCGGTGATCATCGGCCACGGTCGAGGATGGAATCCCGACTTCGAGCTCTATGGCGCATTGCGTGTCAAACTGGCGGAGCAAGGCTACACCACGCTGGCGATCCAATTGCCGGTACTGGGGCCAGGGGCGAAGGTCGGCGACTACCTTCCGATCTACCCCGATGCCGAAGAGCGCTACTCACTGGCCGCCAAGTTTTTGCAGGACAAGGGGTTCGACAAAATCGCGATCGTGTCTCACAGTCTCGGCGCGACGATGGCGAATCAGTATCTGATTCATGCGAATTCCACCCCCATAAAAGCCTGGGTGTTCATTGGCATCATCAACGGCCTTGAAGAGATGTTCCGTATCAAGATTCCGGTGCTGGACGTGTTCGGCAGCAAGGACTGGGAGATCACCCAGGTTGGAGCCTACGAGCGCAGAAAACAAATTCAGAAAGTCCAGGGATCCGATCAGGTCGTTGTTCCGGACGCGCAGCATTTTTTCGAAGGGCGGGAGGACGATCTGGTCAAAGTCGTGGTGGAGTTCCTGGATGGTCGATTCGTTGTCGGCAAATCTGCGGCGACTTCTTCCAACTAA
- the ffh gene encoding signal recognition particle protein codes for MLDSLTSRLAGVVKTLRGQARLTEANIQDALREVRVALLEADVALPVVKDFIARIKDKAIGEEVLGSLTPGQALVGVVHHELTELMGSRNDALNLATVPPAVILMAGLQGAGKTTTAGKLAKLLEEQKKKVLLVSCDVYRPAAIDQLATLARQVGVDAFASTATQKPEDIALAALDYARKHYHDVLIVDTAGRLAIDEAMMQEIRRLHEVLDPVETLFVVDAMQGQDAVNVAKVFSEALPLTGVILTKLDGDARGGAALSVRQVTGRPIKFVGVSEKLSGLEPFYPERLSARILGMGDVLALVEEARRSVDLDEAEKLAKKVKTGKGFDLDDFRNQMRQMKKMGGLNALIDKLPTQLAQAAQGGAVDDRVISRTVGIIDSMTLQERARPEIIKASRKRRIATGSGVTVQEVNRLLNQFEQMQKMMKMIGKGGLQKMMRSVKGGFPGLR; via the coding sequence GTGCTCGATAGCCTTACCAGCCGGCTGGCCGGTGTCGTCAAGACGCTGCGCGGTCAGGCACGCCTGACCGAGGCAAATATCCAGGACGCACTGCGCGAGGTCCGCGTTGCGTTGCTGGAGGCCGATGTCGCGCTTCCGGTGGTGAAAGATTTCATCGCCCGGATCAAGGACAAGGCGATTGGAGAGGAGGTGCTCGGAAGCCTCACGCCAGGTCAGGCGCTGGTCGGTGTCGTCCATCACGAACTCACCGAATTGATGGGCAGTCGCAACGACGCGCTCAATCTCGCAACAGTTCCGCCCGCGGTCATCCTCATGGCGGGTCTGCAAGGCGCGGGCAAGACGACAACCGCCGGCAAACTGGCGAAGCTGCTTGAGGAGCAGAAGAAAAAGGTGTTGCTAGTGAGTTGCGACGTGTATCGCCCGGCCGCGATCGATCAACTGGCAACCCTGGCGCGCCAGGTCGGCGTTGACGCGTTTGCGTCGACTGCAACACAAAAGCCCGAAGACATAGCGCTCGCCGCACTGGATTACGCACGCAAGCACTATCACGACGTGCTGATCGTGGACACCGCTGGTCGCCTGGCCATCGACGAAGCGATGATGCAGGAGATCCGTCGATTGCACGAAGTGCTGGATCCGGTCGAAACATTATTCGTGGTAGATGCGATGCAGGGTCAGGATGCGGTCAATGTGGCGAAGGTTTTTTCGGAAGCCTTGCCGTTGACAGGTGTCATTCTTACCAAGCTCGATGGCGATGCGCGCGGCGGCGCGGCGCTGTCGGTGCGTCAGGTAACCGGTCGGCCGATCAAATTTGTCGGCGTATCGGAGAAGCTATCAGGCCTGGAACCGTTTTATCCCGAGCGGTTGTCGGCGCGCATCCTGGGTATGGGGGATGTGTTGGCGCTGGTGGAGGAAGCGCGCCGGAGTGTCGATCTCGATGAAGCCGAGAAGCTGGCCAAGAAGGTCAAGACCGGAAAAGGCTTCGATCTCGATGATTTCCGGAACCAGATGCGGCAGATGAAAAAGATGGGCGGCCTGAATGCGCTGATCGACAAACTGCCTACGCAATTGGCACAAGCGGCTCAGGGAGGCGCCGTGGATGACCGTGTGATAAGCCGCACGGTCGGGATTATCGACTCCATGACACTTCAGGAACGTGCAAGGCCGGAGATCATCAAGGCCTCCCGCAAGCGCCGCATCGCGACGGGATCCGGCGTAACGGTGCAGGAAGTCAACCGCCTGCTCAATCAGTTCGAGCAGATGCAGAAAATGATGAAAATGATAGGCAAGGGCGGATTGCAGAAAATGATGCGCTCGGTCAAAGGTGGATTTCCCGGTTTGCGCTGA
- the ccsA gene encoding cytochrome c biogenesis protein CcsA, producing MSDILLHLLVSLGYVGLAIFLWRAALTPADARPRASWAHAALIVPLALHAVLLARAAFAGGGLYLGVGNAVSVIIWLTVLIYWTGSFFYRLEGLQVLVVPTAAALSLLPLAFPPVHPLTNTHLAAFKAHLVISLLAYSLFTIASLHVLMMAIMERRLHRGNLPQFMQSLPPLLTMEQILFQIIFAGFVLLTLTLASGILFSEELFGKPMQFTQKTVFGILSWIIFGALLAGRALYGWRGRVAMRWTLAGFLSLFLAYIGSKFVL from the coding sequence ATGAGCGACATTCTACTTCATCTCCTGGTCAGTCTCGGTTATGTGGGTCTGGCAATTTTCCTATGGCGCGCAGCGCTCACGCCAGCCGATGCGCGGCCGCGGGCATCGTGGGCGCACGCGGCGCTGATCGTGCCGCTGGCCTTGCATGCCGTGTTGCTAGCCCGCGCTGCTTTCGCCGGTGGTGGGCTGTATCTCGGTGTCGGGAATGCCGTTTCAGTGATCATCTGGCTGACGGTGCTCATCTACTGGACGGGCAGCTTCTTCTACAGGCTGGAAGGACTTCAGGTTCTGGTCGTGCCTACTGCAGCGGCACTCTCCCTGCTTCCGCTGGCGTTCCCGCCAGTGCATCCGCTGACCAATACCCACTTGGCCGCGTTCAAGGCCCACCTGGTCATATCGCTGCTGGCGTACAGTCTGTTCACTATTGCTTCATTGCACGTCCTGATGATGGCGATCATGGAGCGACGCCTGCATCGCGGCAACCTTCCGCAGTTCATGCAAAGTCTCCCGCCGCTGCTCACGATGGAACAGATTCTGTTCCAAATCATCTTTGCGGGCTTTGTTCTGCTCACTCTTACGCTGGCCAGCGGCATTCTCTTTTCGGAAGAACTGTTTGGCAAACCCATGCAATTCACTCAAAAGACGGTATTCGGCATTTTGTCCTGGATTATTTTCGGCGCCCTGTTGGCTGGACGTGCGCTCTACGGATGGCGTGGCCGCGTGGCTATGCGCTGGACCCTGGCAGGTTTCCTTTCACTCTTTCTCGCCTATATCGGCAGCAAGTTTGTTCTCTAA
- a CDS encoding HlyC/CorC family transporter gives MDEIPLSTLLISLIVLLVVSAFFSISETSMMALNRYRLRHLTKTGHRGARLASQLLARVDRLLGVVLLGNTLVNAGATTLATVIAIRLFGGGELVLSLSTATVAFLLLVFSEITPKVIGATRPETIAFPAGYILAPLLKLAYPVTWFVNLFVRGLLWLLRLQPHSNQAHTLSMEELRTLILEGGNFLPQKHQNILLNLFDLESITVEDAMTPRNQIEAVDIESLPDEIRRQIATSNHTRLPVYRERLDDIIGIVHVRKVLNLSEGENINAQTLTEVLREPYFIPIGTPLLTQLQNFQEQQDRMGLVVDEYGELKGLLTLEDILEEIIGEFTTQSPLQTGRFRRMEDGSIIVEGGTLLRDMNRKLGYKFPLDGPKTLNGLILEHFQDIPEPGTSLKLAGYPLDVLQIQDRVIKSVRMLPPDKD, from the coding sequence TTGGATGAAATTCCTCTCTCTACGCTGCTGATCTCACTGATCGTACTCCTCGTCGTATCCGCATTCTTCTCGATTTCCGAAACCAGCATGATGGCGCTCAATCGCTATCGCCTGAGGCATCTGACCAAGACCGGTCATCGGGGCGCACGCCTTGCTTCGCAGCTTCTTGCCCGGGTGGACAGACTGCTTGGGGTGGTATTGCTCGGCAATACGCTGGTTAATGCGGGCGCTACGACACTTGCCACCGTTATCGCTATTCGCCTGTTCGGCGGGGGCGAGTTGGTGCTGTCGCTGAGCACTGCCACCGTGGCTTTCTTGCTGCTCGTGTTCAGCGAAATCACGCCCAAGGTCATTGGGGCGACGCGACCGGAGACGATCGCTTTTCCCGCAGGTTACATTCTGGCTCCATTGCTCAAACTCGCTTACCCGGTCACTTGGTTCGTCAACCTGTTCGTGCGCGGACTGTTATGGCTGCTGCGCTTGCAGCCGCATTCGAACCAAGCGCATACGTTGAGCATGGAGGAATTGCGCACCCTGATTCTGGAAGGCGGCAATTTTCTGCCGCAAAAGCATCAAAACATTCTGCTGAACCTGTTCGATCTGGAATCGATCACCGTGGAAGACGCGATGACGCCGCGCAATCAGATCGAAGCGGTCGACATCGAATCGTTGCCGGATGAGATCCGCCGCCAGATTGCGACCAGTAACCATACCCGGCTGCCCGTCTACCGCGAACGCCTGGACGACATCATCGGCATCGTGCATGTGCGCAAGGTGCTGAATCTTTCTGAAGGGGAAAACATCAACGCGCAAACCCTTACCGAAGTGCTGCGCGAACCCTACTTCATTCCCATTGGAACGCCGTTGTTGACGCAACTTCAGAATTTCCAGGAACAGCAAGATCGCATGGGTCTCGTTGTGGACGAATACGGAGAACTCAAGGGCTTGCTGACCCTGGAGGACATTCTTGAAGAGATCATCGGAGAATTCACGACCCAATCGCCGCTGCAAACGGGCCGATTCCGGCGGATGGAGGACGGCAGCATCATTGTCGAGGGCGGAACCCTGCTCCGGGACATGAATCGCAAGCTGGGTTACAAATTTCCCCTGGACGGTCCCAAGACCTTGAATGGGCTGATTCTGGAGCACTTTCAGGACATTCCCGAGCCAGGCACCAGCTTGAAACTCGCCGGCTACCCACTTGACGTCCTCCAGATCCAGGATCGCGTGATCAAATCCGTACGCATGCTTCCGCCCGATAAAGACTAA
- a CDS encoding type II secretion system F family protein produces MATAAATRDRVKEYTFLWEGKDKAGKLVRGDMRAGGEHVVLSQLRRQGIAVLKVKRKRGGIGGKVTQKDITLFTRQLATMMKAGVPLLQSFDIVGKGHSNPAVGKLLMDIKNEVETGNSLNVAFRKYPLYFDALYCNLVGAGEQAGILDSLLDRLATYKEKILAIKGKIKAALFYPISIIVVAFIITAIIMIFVIPAFKDLFSSFGANLPAPTLFVMAISDFFVQWWWAIFGGVGFGVWFFFYTWKRSVKMQNALDRWFLKIPIFGPLIRKATIARWTRTLSTMFAAGVPLVEALDSVAGAAGNYVYYVATKKIQQEVSAGISLTVAMTNTNVFPNMVLQMVSIGEESGSLDGMLGKVADFFEQEVDDAVDALSSLMEPMIMVVLGVLIGGMVIAMYLPIFKMGQAV; encoded by the coding sequence ATGGCTACCGCAGCGGCAACAAGGGATAGGGTCAAGGAATACACCTTTCTCTGGGAAGGCAAGGACAAGGCCGGCAAGCTGGTCAGAGGCGACATGCGAGCCGGTGGCGAACATGTGGTCCTGTCCCAGCTGCGCCGGCAAGGTATTGCGGTTCTCAAGGTCAAACGCAAGAGAGGGGGCATTGGCGGCAAGGTAACGCAAAAAGACATTACTCTGTTTACCCGCCAACTGGCCACCATGATGAAGGCCGGCGTACCACTGCTCCAGTCGTTCGACATCGTCGGCAAGGGCCACTCCAATCCTGCAGTCGGAAAGTTGCTCATGGATATCAAGAACGAAGTCGAAACGGGCAATAGTCTGAACGTTGCCTTTCGCAAATATCCACTGTATTTCGACGCTTTGTACTGCAACCTTGTGGGTGCTGGCGAGCAGGCCGGTATACTTGACAGCCTGCTCGATCGCCTGGCCACCTACAAAGAAAAGATCCTGGCGATCAAGGGCAAAATCAAGGCGGCGCTGTTCTACCCGATTTCGATCATCGTGGTGGCCTTCATCATCACGGCGATCATTATGATTTTCGTGATTCCGGCATTCAAGGATCTGTTCTCCAGTTTCGGCGCCAATCTTCCGGCACCGACCCTGTTCGTGATGGCGATCTCGGACTTCTTTGTCCAGTGGTGGTGGGCCATCTTTGGTGGCGTCGGGTTCGGTGTGTGGTTTTTCTTCTACACATGGAAACGATCAGTGAAGATGCAAAATGCATTGGATCGATGGTTCCTGAAGATACCCATATTTGGCCCGCTAATCCGCAAAGCCACGATTGCCCGCTGGACGCGAACTCTGTCGACCATGTTCGCAGCCGGCGTACCACTGGTGGAGGCGCTGGATTCGGTCGCGGGCGCTGCCGGCAATTACGTCTACTACGTGGCAACCAAGAAAATTCAGCAAGAGGTCAGCGCGGGTATAAGCCTGACCGTCGCGATGACCAATACCAATGTGTTCCCGAACATGGTTCTGCAGATGGTGTCCATCGGTGAAGAATCCGGCTCGCTGGACGGAATGCTGGGCAAGGTTGCCGACTTCTTCGAACAGGAAGTCGACGACGCCGTGGACGCGCTTTCCAGCCTGATGGAGCCGATGATCATGGTCGTGCTGGGGGTATTGATCGGTGGGATGGTCATCGCCATGTACCTTCCGATCTTCAAGATGGGTCAAGCGGTATAA
- a CDS encoding prepilin peptidase, producing MSLIQVLQNQAVTLAAVCGLVGLIVGSFLNVVIHRLPKMLERDWDGQAADLLEQKDLVEVAKKLRVGNAQRYNLMTPASNCPHCGHSIRAYENIPIVSYVFLRGRCASCKSPISIRYPIVEAISGILSAYIGWRFGLTLAMAGALVFAWALIALTVIDIDTQLLPDDITLPLLWLGLLVNLNNGFTPLSSAVIGAIAGYLSLWAVYWLFKLTTGKEGMGYGDFKLLGAIGAWLGWKMLPIVILLSSLVGAVVGIALIVFTRHGRNTPIPFGPYLAAAGLIALFWGETINRTYLQLF from the coding sequence ATGTCGCTCATCCAGGTACTGCAGAATCAAGCCGTGACGCTCGCCGCAGTATGCGGGCTGGTGGGGCTCATCGTCGGCAGTTTCCTCAACGTCGTCATCCATCGGCTACCAAAAATGCTGGAGCGGGACTGGGACGGCCAGGCGGCGGATCTGCTCGAACAGAAAGACCTGGTTGAAGTGGCGAAGAAACTGCGCGTCGGCAACGCGCAGCGCTACAACCTGATGACGCCGGCTTCGAATTGCCCACACTGCGGTCATAGTATCCGGGCCTACGAGAACATACCCATCGTCAGCTATGTATTCCTGCGCGGGCGCTGCGCGTCGTGCAAGTCGCCGATAAGCATCCGCTACCCCATCGTCGAGGCGATAAGCGGCATCCTTTCCGCATATATAGGCTGGCGATTCGGATTGACACTGGCGATGGCGGGGGCCCTTGTCTTCGCCTGGGCTCTCATCGCGCTCACCGTAATCGATATCGATACTCAGCTGCTGCCGGACGACATCACGCTGCCGTTGCTGTGGTTGGGCCTGCTTGTCAACCTGAACAACGGTTTTACGCCGCTCTCGTCAGCCGTGATCGGCGCGATCGCGGGCTATCTTTCACTCTGGGCAGTGTATTGGCTGTTCAAACTCACCACCGGGAAGGAAGGCATGGGCTACGGCGATTTCAAACTGCTTGGCGCTATAGGCGCCTGGCTCGGATGGAAGATGTTGCCCATCGTGATATTGCTGTCCTCGCTGGTGGGCGCAGTCGTCGGCATCGCTTTGATCGTATTCACTCGGCACGGCCGCAATACGCCAATTCCATTTGGACCCTATCTTGCCGCCGCCGGACTGATTGCCTTGTTCTGGGGCGAAACGATCAACCGGACCTACTTGCAGCTGTTCTGA
- a CDS encoding dephospho-CoA kinase — protein sequence MFAVGLTGGIGSGKTTVAELFVLYGAGLVDTDKISRRLTAPGQPAIAEIARRFGPRFVAADGSLDRAQMRNLVFADPSARKDLEAILHPLIRQESTRQIRESTAPYVIVVVPLLFETGTYRRGMGRILVVDCQPEIQVSRVMARSGLSRDRVLSIIASQVSRQERLRRADDVIHNDGDLDALQAQVVPLHLRYLGLATSG from the coding sequence GTGTTCGCTGTCGGCCTGACTGGTGGAATCGGCTCGGGCAAGACGACTGTAGCTGAATTGTTTGTGTTATACGGAGCCGGATTGGTGGACACGGATAAGATCTCCCGTCGCCTGACTGCACCGGGCCAGCCGGCGATCGCAGAGATTGCCCGCAGGTTCGGGCCGCGGTTTGTCGCTGCGGACGGCAGCCTAGACAGGGCGCAGATGCGCAATCTTGTATTCGCAGACCCGTCAGCCCGGAAAGATCTGGAAGCGATTCTGCATCCCTTGATTCGGCAGGAGAGCACAAGGCAGATCCGGGAGTCGACAGCACCGTACGTCATCGTCGTGGTACCGCTGCTGTTCGAAACCGGCACCTATCGGCGCGGGATGGGCCGCATACTGGTGGTGGATTGCCAACCGGAAATCCAGGTTTCCAGGGTGATGGCGCGAAGCGGACTTTCGCGTGATCGGGTCCTTTCAATCATTGCCTCACAGGTTTCCAGACAGGAGCGACTGCGCAGGGCCGACGACGTTATTCACAATGATGGCGACCTCGATGCGCTGCAAGCACAGGTGGTCCCGCTGCATCTTCGATATCTCGGGCTTGCGACAAGTGGCTGA
- the zapD gene encoding cell division protein ZapD translates to MISYEFPLNERIRTLLRLEDLYQRAQYFALKNDPEEHHVALTSLFEILDVGGRADLKSELMQVLERQKQHLDALRNNPAISQEALATVLAEIEKAVSDLFLSSGKTGQELRENEWLMGIKQRSAIPGGVCEFDLPSYHFWLNQSAEVRRLDLDEWLAPFLPIRNGVQIILKLLRESGKTTSRVAHQGVYQQTMAGRLAQMLRIRLDSNYDCVPEISANKYALNVRFTTAIGTQRRTSIDDVNFELTFCNL, encoded by the coding sequence GTGATCAGCTACGAGTTCCCGCTCAACGAGAGGATTCGCACCCTGCTGCGCCTGGAGGATTTGTACCAGCGCGCGCAGTACTTCGCCTTGAAAAACGACCCCGAAGAACACCATGTCGCGCTTACGTCGTTGTTCGAGATTCTCGATGTCGGCGGCCGGGCCGATCTCAAATCGGAGTTGATGCAGGTACTCGAGCGACAGAAGCAGCACCTCGATGCCCTGCGCAATAATCCGGCGATTTCCCAGGAAGCGCTGGCTACGGTACTGGCCGAGATCGAGAAGGCGGTTTCCGATCTGTTCCTTTCGTCCGGAAAGACCGGCCAGGAACTGCGCGAGAACGAATGGCTGATGGGGATCAAACAACGTTCCGCGATTCCGGGAGGTGTCTGCGAGTTCGATCTGCCCTCCTATCATTTCTGGCTTAACCAGAGCGCCGAGGTGCGCCGCCTCGATCTTGACGAATGGCTGGCCCCGTTCCTGCCGATCCGCAACGGCGTGCAGATCATACTGAAGCTGCTCAGGGAGAGCGGCAAGACCACCAGTCGTGTAGCGCATCAAGGCGTGTATCAACAGACAATGGCAGGAAGGCTCGCGCAGATGCTCCGCATTCGACTCGATAGCAATTACGATTGCGTCCCCGAGATCAGCGCCAACAAATATGCACTCAATGTACGCTTCACGACTGCGATCGGCACGCAGCGTCGTACCAGTATCGACGACGTCAACTTCGAGCTTACCTTCTGCAACTTGTGA
- a CDS encoding DNA gyrase inhibitor YacG, translating into MPTAFKEARKGHCPQCNATIRWSTDNPYRPFCSERCKLIDFGQWATGSYRIPQEKPDTGQTDDEEL; encoded by the coding sequence ATGCCAACCGCCTTCAAGGAAGCGCGCAAGGGGCATTGCCCACAATGTAACGCCACAATACGGTGGAGCACCGACAATCCCTATCGACCTTTCTGTTCTGAACGCTGCAAACTCATCGACTTCGGTCAGTGGGCCACTGGCTCCTACCGCATTCCCCAGGAAAAGCCGGATACCGGCCAGACCGACGACGAGGAGCTATAA
- a CDS encoding Nudix family hydrolase, whose product MQRVLDVAAAVIERPDGSFLLAQRPPGKVYAGYWEFPGGKVESGEPITHALDRELREELGIDVELAYPWITRVYPYPHATVRLHFHRVVRWRGEPHPHERQALSWQRSTEIMVSPMLPANAPVLKALSLPTSLGITRAWESGIDVALAQLRLALERGLRLVQVREKNLDPAARKIFAAQVMREVRAVGGIVVVNSDVQLATMLGAGLHLPSRELMAAKSRPEVEWCSASCHDTVELERARELALDFVLLGPVHFTPGHAGSPEIGWNKFADLVRDYSLPVFALGGMRAVNLDAARRCGAHGVAMVRGAWEWG is encoded by the coding sequence ATGCAACGCGTGCTGGATGTCGCGGCCGCAGTAATTGAGCGCCCCGATGGTAGCTTCCTTCTGGCACAACGTCCGCCCGGCAAAGTCTATGCAGGGTATTGGGAATTTCCTGGTGGCAAGGTCGAGTCAGGTGAGCCGATCACCCATGCGCTCGATCGAGAATTACGCGAAGAGCTCGGTATTGACGTCGAGCTCGCCTACCCCTGGATTACTCGTGTCTATCCCTATCCGCATGCAACGGTACGGTTGCATTTTCACCGCGTGGTGCGCTGGCGCGGAGAACCGCATCCCCACGAGAGACAGGCCCTTTCCTGGCAGCGAAGTACCGAAATTATGGTTTCACCCATGCTTCCGGCCAATGCCCCAGTTCTTAAGGCATTGTCCTTGCCCACCAGTCTGGGAATTACTCGCGCATGGGAATCGGGTATCGATGTGGCTCTGGCGCAACTTCGCCTCGCGCTCGAGCGCGGATTACGGTTGGTGCAAGTCAGGGAGAAAAATCTAGATCCCGCTGCCCGCAAGATTTTCGCAGCGCAAGTCATGCGGGAGGTGCGCGCAGTTGGCGGCATCGTAGTGGTTAATAGCGATGTTCAACTCGCAACGATGCTCGGCGCGGGGTTACACTTGCCGTCACGCGAGTTGATGGCTGCAAAATCACGCCCTGAAGTCGAGTGGTGCAGCGCCTCATGCCACGACACTGTCGAATTAGAAAGGGCGCGTGAGTTAGCACTGGACTTCGTGCTGCTCGGCCCGGTTCATTTCACGCCCGGCCACGCCGGCTCGCCAGAAATCGGATGGAATAAATTCGCAGATCTGGTTCGGGACTATTCTTTGCCGGTATTCGCTCTTGGAGGAATGCGGGCTGTAAATCTCGATGCGGCGCGCAGATGCGGGGCACATGGTGTCGCCATGGTGCGAGGCGCGTGGGAGTGGGGATAG